In Oryza sativa Japonica Group chromosome 11, ASM3414082v1, the following are encoded in one genomic region:
- the LOC4350039 gene encoding F-box protein At4g22280 isoform X1, with translation MSPKQKSLRSKRMAEASEEDGIDVLPDALLQHILSFLPAEDAVKTCVLSRRWRHLWKLTPILCITNTERWRSPKDFIKLVNHLVLFRGSSPLHKFEIKINSCAHWMIMSGDSNPFHCAIMWVMYALMCQVQVLTIKNMHAYIEMDDGFSLFSRHLTELNLSGLDFRKFVLNFSSCPALEYIYFSASCCFNSVEKILSQSVKYLTFDFPEFSEHHRTHIYAPNLITLRLDDCWGRVPFLESMPSLIAAFVRPHRDSDDLCSNTYSGNCEDEYCHGCYGMVDNAGNDSAKCVLLGGLSEAKKLELIAGPEMRIFRSDLRWCPLFSKLKSLLLNEWCVANNFWALACILEHSPVLLKLTLQISKETKPMIGAVENYSALVKPAAISKHLKVVKVHCKEVDEGVCETVKFLSTLDVVVLIRRMDRSTNLFSFEEGNSSSSHDEGSSR, from the exons ATGTCTCCTAAGCAAAAGAGCTTGAGGAGCAAGAGAATGGCTGAGGCCAGCGAAGAGGACGGGATCGACGTCCTCCCGGATGCTCTCCTCCAGCACATTCTGTCCTTCCTGCCGGCCGAGGATGCCGTGAAGACCTGTGTCCTGTCCCGGCGCTGGCGCCATCTCTGGAAATTGACGCCCATCCTGTGCATCACCAATACAGAGAGATGGAGGAGCCCCAAGGACTTCATCAAGCTTGTCAACCATCTAGTGCTCTTCCGTGGCAGCTCGCCTCTACACAAGTTTGAGATCAAAATCAATTCATGTGCACACTGGATGATAATGTCCGGCGACAGTAATCCATTCCATTGTGCCATCATGTGGGTCATGTATGCTCTAATGTGCCAAGTCCAGGTGCTtacaataaaaaatatgcatgcatacattGAAATGGACGATGGCTTCTCACTCTTCTCGAGGCACTTGACAGAGCTCAATCTTTCTGGTCTGGATTTCAGAAAATTTGTCCTCAACTTCTCCAGCTGTCCTGCAttggaatatatatatttctctgCGAGTTGCTGTTTTAATTCTGTCGAGAAGATCTTGTCCCAGTCAGTAAAATATCTTACATTCGACTTCCCTGAATTCAGTGAACATCACCGCACTCACATTTATGCACCAAACCTCATTACGCTCCGTCTTGATGATTGTTGGGGCAGAGTTCCATTTCTGGAAAGCATGCCGTCATTAATTGCAGCATTTGTCAGACCCCACCGAGATAGTGATGACTTGTGTAGTAATACTTACTCTGGTAACTGTGAAGATGAATACTGTCATGGTTGTTATGGTATGGTAGATAATGCTGGCAATGACAGTGCCAAATGCGTGCTCCTTGGAGGTTTATCAGAAGCTAAGAAGTTGGAATTGATAGCTGGACCTGAAATG CGTATTTTCAGAAGTGATTTAAGATGGTGCCCTTTGTTTAGCAAGTTGAAGTCTTTGTTACTCAATGAGTGGTGTGTTGCTAATAATTTCTGGGCACTAGCTTGTATTCTCGAACACTCACCGGTTCTACTGAAACTCACTCTTCAAATTTCCAAG GAAACAAAACCTATGATAGGGGCAGTAGAAAATTACAGTGCATTGGTGAAACCAGCTGCAATATCCAAACATCTTAAGGTAGTGAAAGTCCACTGTAAAGAAGTTGATGAAGGGGTCTGTGAAACTGTGAAGTTCTTGAGTACATTGGATGTAGTGGTTCTTATCAGAAGGATGGATCGGTCGACAAATC TCTTCAGTTTCGAGGAAGGAAATTCGAGTTCAAGTCATGATGAAGGATCCTCTAGATGA
- the LOC4350039 gene encoding F-box protein At4g22280 isoform X2, with the protein MSPKQKSLRSKRMAEASEEDGIDVLPDALLQHILSFLPAEDAVKTCVLSRRWRHLWKLTPILCITNTERWRSPKDFIKLVNHLVLFRGSSPLHKFEIKINSCAHWMIMSGDSNPFHCAIMWVMYALMCQVQVLTIKNMHAYIEMDDGFSLFSRHLTELNLSGLDFRKFVLNFSSCPALEYIYFSASCCFNSVEKILSQSVKYLTFDFPEFSEHHRTHIYAPNLITLRLDDCWGRVPFLESMPSLIAAFVRPHRDSDDLCSNTYSGNCEDEYCHGCYGMVDNAGNDSAKCVLLGGLSEAKKLELIAGPEMRIFRSDLRWCPLFSKLKSLLLNEWCVANNFWALACILEHSPVLLKLTLQISKETKPMIGAVENYSALVKPAAISKHLKVVKVHCKEVDEGVCETVKFLSTLDVVVLIRRMDRSTNR; encoded by the exons ATGTCTCCTAAGCAAAAGAGCTTGAGGAGCAAGAGAATGGCTGAGGCCAGCGAAGAGGACGGGATCGACGTCCTCCCGGATGCTCTCCTCCAGCACATTCTGTCCTTCCTGCCGGCCGAGGATGCCGTGAAGACCTGTGTCCTGTCCCGGCGCTGGCGCCATCTCTGGAAATTGACGCCCATCCTGTGCATCACCAATACAGAGAGATGGAGGAGCCCCAAGGACTTCATCAAGCTTGTCAACCATCTAGTGCTCTTCCGTGGCAGCTCGCCTCTACACAAGTTTGAGATCAAAATCAATTCATGTGCACACTGGATGATAATGTCCGGCGACAGTAATCCATTCCATTGTGCCATCATGTGGGTCATGTATGCTCTAATGTGCCAAGTCCAGGTGCTtacaataaaaaatatgcatgcatacattGAAATGGACGATGGCTTCTCACTCTTCTCGAGGCACTTGACAGAGCTCAATCTTTCTGGTCTGGATTTCAGAAAATTTGTCCTCAACTTCTCCAGCTGTCCTGCAttggaatatatatatttctctgCGAGTTGCTGTTTTAATTCTGTCGAGAAGATCTTGTCCCAGTCAGTAAAATATCTTACATTCGACTTCCCTGAATTCAGTGAACATCACCGCACTCACATTTATGCACCAAACCTCATTACGCTCCGTCTTGATGATTGTTGGGGCAGAGTTCCATTTCTGGAAAGCATGCCGTCATTAATTGCAGCATTTGTCAGACCCCACCGAGATAGTGATGACTTGTGTAGTAATACTTACTCTGGTAACTGTGAAGATGAATACTGTCATGGTTGTTATGGTATGGTAGATAATGCTGGCAATGACAGTGCCAAATGCGTGCTCCTTGGAGGTTTATCAGAAGCTAAGAAGTTGGAATTGATAGCTGGACCTGAAATG CGTATTTTCAGAAGTGATTTAAGATGGTGCCCTTTGTTTAGCAAGTTGAAGTCTTTGTTACTCAATGAGTGGTGTGTTGCTAATAATTTCTGGGCACTAGCTTGTATTCTCGAACACTCACCGGTTCTACTGAAACTCACTCTTCAAATTTCCAAG GAAACAAAACCTATGATAGGGGCAGTAGAAAATTACAGTGCATTGGTGAAACCAGCTGCAATATCCAAACATCTTAAGGTAGTGAAAGTCCACTGTAAAGAAGTTGATGAAGGGGTCTGTGAAACTGTGAAGTTCTTGAGTACATTGGATGTAGTGGTTCTTATCAGAAGGATGGATCGGTCGACAAATC GTTGA